The following are encoded in a window of Amaranthus tricolor cultivar Red isolate AtriRed21 chromosome 2, ASM2621246v1, whole genome shotgun sequence genomic DNA:
- the LOC130805676 gene encoding uncharacterized protein LOC130805676: protein MGNKKKKRKQRPRDREGGKEDDDGGDNDDDVIDNPLFLTWRKEEIGKSREALKELGIKKELWLKHNSKGELLMPDASYSMSPKEIDRFLKAVHKIRVPDGYSSDLSKCVNFQKRKLVNLKTHDNHVFMQDILVALRASNSTKVIDLLANLSSFFKSLCSTTLHLSELNSLEERIILIQSMVHLLIHLVEEVRLGGPVQYRWIQLRDDNGNRGIAYGTIQHHVVWNDTNLRYIVNFNTMNQPIGKGGNVLMNLWEYCEKGYILSYRIEELA from the exons ATGGggaataagaagaagaaaagaaagcaAAGACCTAGAGATCGTGAAGGTGggaaagaagatgatgatggtggagataatgatgatgatgttattGATAAT CCATTATTTTTGACATGGAGAAAAGAAGAGATTGGGAAAAGTAGGGAAGCTCTCAAAGAATTAGGGATAAAGAAAGAACTTTGGCTTAAACACAATTCTAAAGGAGAGCTATTAATGCCAGATGCTTCATATTCCATGAGTCCAAAAGAAATAGATAGGTTCTTAAAAGCTGTGCACAAAATTAGGGTCCCTGATGGATATAGTTCTGACCTCTCTAAATGTGTGAACTTCCAGAAAAGAAAGTTGGTCAATCTTAAGACTCATGACAACCATGTCTTTATGCAAGATATCCTTGTTGCTTTAAGAGCTTCAAACTCGACCAAAGTGATTGATTTGCTCGCTAACCTATCTTCCTTCTTCAAATCTTTGTGCTCCACAACTCTACATTTGAGTGAGTTGAATTCTCTTGAAGAAAGGATTATTTTAATCCAAAGTATGGTTCATTTACTGATTCACTTAGTGGAGGAGGTTAGGCTTGGTGGACCGGTACAATATAGATGGATCCAATTGAGAG ATGATAATGGAAATCGAGGCATCGCTTATGGTACAATTCAACACCATGTTGTATGGAATGACACAAATTTAAGATACATTGTCAACTTCAATACTATGAATCAACCAATTGGTAAAGGTGGTAATGTACTTATGAATCTTTGGGAATATTGTGAAAAGGGATACATATTGTCCTATCGAATTGAAGAATTGGCATGA